A window of the Helianthus annuus cultivar XRQ/B chromosome 4, HanXRQr2.0-SUNRISE, whole genome shotgun sequence genome harbors these coding sequences:
- the LOC110937379 gene encoding 60S ribosomal protein L18a-2, with protein sequence MSYKFHQFQVVGRALPTESDEQPKIYRMKLWATNEVRAKSKFWYYLRKLKKVKKSNGQMLAINEIFEKNPTTIKNYGIWLRYQSRTGYHNMYKEYRDTTLNGSIEQMYTEMASRHRVRHHCIQVIKTATIPAKLCKRESTKQFHNSKIKFPLVFKKVRPPTRKLKTTYKASRPNLFV encoded by the exons ATGAGCTACAAG TTTCATCAGTTTCAGGTGGTCGGCAGAGCTCTACCTACGGAATCCGATGAGCAACCCAAGATCTATCGTATGAAGCTTTGGGCCACCAATGAAGTCCGTGCGAAGAGCAAGTTCTG GTATTATTTGAGGAAGCTCAAGAAGGTCAAGAAGAGCAATGGTCAGATGCTTGCTATCAACGAG ATTTTCGAGAAAAACCCCACAACTATCAAGAACTATGGCATTTGGTTGAGGTACCAGTCAAGGACCGGATACCACAACATGTACAAGGAGTACAGAGACACAACCCTGAATGGTTCTATCGAACAGATGTACACTGAGATGGCTTCCCGTCACAGAGTTCGCCACCACTGCATCCAGGTAATCAAAACCGCTACCATTCCCGCTAAGCTCTGCAAGAGGGAGTCAACTAAGCAGTTTCACAACTCCAAGATCAAGTTCCCGTTGGTGTTCAAGAAGGTTAGACCTCCAACCAGGAAGCTCAAGACCACATACAAGGCCTCAAGGCCTAACTTGTTTGTTTGA